CACAGTACGTTTTAATGCctcaaactttgtcaaatttgATAAACATTGGCTCTGCCCCGAGGGACTCCTTGCCGTTGCCGGGCTACTCAGAAGGGCCTGGCCGGCCGGATTCTTTGTAGTCATCAATAGGCACCATTGATTGTAGATAACGATCTGAACATACCTAATTCTCATACTTGTTCTGGCTTTCAGAAGAATGGCGAGACCAGAAGCCTGTATGTTCCTGCTCCTAGGGATAGCCTTGGTCGCGGCTTACCGCACCGAGGCATGGGACTGCCAAGACGGCGGTTGCGGCACCCAGCTTCAACCGGCCGGCGTCCCCCTACCACCCACCGCGGCCTTCGACTGGCTCCCGGACGGCAAGGGAGACGAGGAGATGGAAGTCCGCTCCCTCCGGAACATGCCGTCCAGCTACAAGCAGCGCTTTCTCCTCAAGTCGCTCCTCCGTCAGATGGGGGTCGCCATGCGCCTGCCACCGCTCGGGAAACAGAAGAACTGAGAAATAGCCCTGGCATTAGCCAGTTGCGGCGTGGTCACATTTGTCgtatgattttgatgtcgtagaattTTCAATCCGGCTGTGACACGACCAAAGCATGTAAAAACCGCTTCCATATCAAGACAGATGGATATTTTAAGCTACAGACACGAGTGCACCAAATATAACATCATTTTTCAATCTTACGACGATCATACAACCAATGTGACGCGACCCTTAAGCATTGCTGTCTTACCTGGATGTGTCTGTAGCGACTTACTAATATTTAAAATCTCGttgatttattgtttattcagtGTGCAGTGTGCAGTTATGTCTTTGCTTGTAAGGCCAAAGGCCAGAGAGACACAATGCAGGAATAAAGCAATCAACGCTTTAAAAATGACTCCGAGTCTAGATCTATCTTTGATGGAAGAGTTTTCATGGACACACAGGTTGGAGATTTCGTAAACCTGTTACTGATTTGAGTTTGATAACAGCAAATCACATTGGTTCCAGTTATCAATGATAAGCTTATATCCTATGGTAAAGATGACATGTTGGTCTTGTGGTTGCAGTGGTCGACTTAGAATCTGACAGTTCTGGATTCGAATTCCTAGTAGGCCCAACTTTTGTACCCTTaagaaaagcactttacaccaGTACTATTTCCTCACACGACcctggtgaaaatgagtacttagctccAGCTAAGGATGTCCTCTCAGATGGTACCATTTTGAGAAGAGCCATACCTCCAGCACATAAAGGTCCCACCTCACTTATTGATAAGAATCTGAATCATTTCTATATAATTCAATCAAACCTGTAGATAAAAGACATCTATCCTTGTAACcaatagaaaatattttgagatATGGGATACATTGGTAACAATTACTAAAATGGCTACAAAGTTACCATTAATTTTTTCCCTGAGTATTATTAACATTGACATGTACAATCTCTGATTTAAGTCCTCAACAAAAGTACATTATAATTACATTATGATGCATGCGCATTGACTAGTACTTATTACCTTGTTTTGAAGGGTATCATCTTTCATAACCTTCAGTCTACCAAGGTAGCCTTTTCGAATCAAATTCTATAAAAATTTTGTTCTACATGGGGTTAAGTAGCAAGGAGTAGGTTAAAATCCAATAGCAAGTCCATCTGCTCTGGGATCTGACCCAGACCATAATACCCGCTTGTCATTGGCTACTCGCACATCTCCCTCAGCCAACCAGAAGGCCCCTTTTGTTACGATTTGGCCCCGTCCAAATAGGGATCTTCCATGGCCTGTGATTGGCCCAACCACTTCATGACCTTTGGCCTTCAGTTTTTCCATCACAGTAGGATGTATTCCTTGTTCCAGAGCTACTGACCCAACAGCACCTGTAGTGTAGAAAACAAAAGGAGGAAAAACAACAATCAAAATCAAAGAATATATTTTGAATTCACTTGTTGTTAAGAATGTACAATCTGATTCAGTGAAACAGCTTCAAAATTCTGAAAAACTTGAAGCAGAAAACCAGGAAAGTGTCAGAAACTAATGGGCAGTTACAAGATGTCTGGCATATTTTGATGGTTTTAGAAATACGTCACTGtaaaaacataaacatcttTAGTCTGGGCATAGTtcaaagtatacatgtattaccttaTGTAGCTATTACTATTTAAAAGAATCAACTAAAGCCTGGCCTGTTTTTCATTTGATCTGGTTCTATAATTTTCTCTCTTCTACTGGCAGCACTGAGGTATCCTAGATTGTAGCCAAAGTATTACCTTATGCCAGGGGCACATTTTCAGATTGTTTACTACTACTAGAATGAAACATCTGTACAAACACAAATTTTGTTCTGCtttttgtacgttttgtgtTTTCCTTTTATATAAAATTTTGTTCCCACAAACTGCCCAGTCAGACAcctgtttgaaaatgtaaccttAATTGGCATTACTAAGGGACGGAGTTTGTAACAAAAGTGTATGCTTTGCAACAAGATGGTATAAGCTTTGTAACAAGAACTTGTGTTCTACTCCTGCAATGACCTGcattactgcaaatgcagaaactttcgcggcaGTTTGATGtacgcggtttttgcggtggctgcttcaccgcaaacttaaaaccaccgcgaacatttttccatggcagtaagagactgcagtgcatggtgataccgcaaactaaaaaccaccacgaaaagtcctctTCCCCGCTACCACGAGATTAAATCccagtgaacttaaatgcatttactgtaccTTCATGCCCTGGCCCCACACACAGTCTAGGCTGATCCAATGCCTGCTGAGGGTCCATACCAAACTCTATCATGTTCAGGAGAACCTGGGAATCcaacatgtaacaaaaaaattacatataCGATGATTATCAGCTTTGTAGAGGTCTGAATCAGCAATAGAATATTAAACAAACTCAAACATGTATGAATtcacttttaatttttttaccttAAATCAGACTCAATTTTAGAAGAAATAAGCATCAAGTACAGTTTCAGTGGTTACTAATAGCACTAATTACAATATAGCCAACAAGCACAGCTTAACTATTCATATCTCTTAACAGATGGCGAAATACAGAAAGTCTGTTTTCAATTCCATCATTTATCTGTCAGAGGGAAAATTTTATTTCCCTTGCCAGCAGTCAATTCCCCAAGGAGGCTAGGGTGGCCAGGGTTTtgatcaaaagtcaaagtccatCACACAAAAGTCCATCACACtcctgatggtgcatagggctgtgcacatctccatttcagtagccctgggccacacaactttgtgcaatcactacagcagggggctagaaTACTGGTAGTGgggtgtgttcaacttccatactctttccctaatgctgagtgctaagcacagaaggcagcatgtaccattttaaaagtctttggtaggACTTGGCCGACCTACCGAATACAAGGCgagcactctacccacttgaCCATTGCACCGGTCAGGGTTTTGATAGGAATACAGTTTTTCACATAGGCCTTTACCAGTAATACTGGTAATTACCAATAATAAGTACAGGTGCAAtaagtgtacattgtataaagaaATCCTGAATGTATTAATTTACCTGTACATGGGCTTGTGGCTGCATGAACCCACCCATGATTCCATAGGACATGAGGAGGTCGTCTGTCCTGCTGTCAGTCACCATGGCCGGGATGATGGTGTGGTATGGTCTTTTACCAGGGGAAACAACATTGGGGTGGTCAGGCTGAAGGGAGAAGTTAGCACCTCGATTCTGCAACATCAAAATTACAGGGGGTGTCACAAGGGAGAAGTTAGCACCTCGATTCTGCAACATCAAAATTACTGTGGATGTTTAAAAGGAGAAGTTAGCACCTCGATTCTGCAACACCAAAATTACAGGGGATGTCGAACGGGAGAAGTTAGCACCTCAATTCTGCAACATCAAAATTACAGGGGATGTCACAAGGGAGAAGTTAGTACCTCAATTCTGCAACATCaaaattactgtacagtaacaacaGATAACTTAGGGAGAAGTAGCATCTTGATtctgcaaaaacaaaattacaGGGAATACTACAGGGAAGAAATTTAAGCACCTCAATTCTGCAACATCAAAATTACTGTACAGTTAAACAACAGAGAACTTATAAGAGAGAAGTTAGCACCTCAATTCTGCAACATCaaaattactgtacagtaacaacaGAGAACTTATAAGATAGAAGTTAGCGCTTCAAttctgcaacaacaaaaatacagcaGATACTAGAAGAAAACCCTCATACAATTacacaaaaccattttttctcaCAAGAATTTGAAGatgatcagaaaaaaaataatgtgaaAACAGAAAGACCTGTGTGAACAACAAGAAACTATTTCCCTCCACAAAACCATATTACAAACACATGACATTTTAACCACTTAGAATTTGGAATGGTAAAAAAACATCCAAAGCGCCTCCTACCTACAGAACTGTGAATTGCAGTCTTCTTTTTGAGATGAGAGCATATCCAACTAGAATGAAACAAATTCTAAGGAAAACATTATAGAATATGCTTCTATCATACCTGTAATGTGAAGCCACAAGCCTTAGGAACCAGGCCTGTCCCAAAGCCCATGTAGTTACTGTTGATGAAGGAACAGGCGTTCCCTTCCCCATCCACAACACTGAAGTACACAGTATCATTTCCACTGGCCATGTCTCCCCTGCGTGGCTCCTCCATGGCACTGTTGTGGCAGTAAGAGGTAAAGGTATTAGCTATTGTACTATAAAGCCAAGTTTGAACTACCTTTTTCTCTGTTGCCTTCAAGAAAGTAGTCAGATTAATCTTATCTTCCATTTTCAAAAGCTCTCTGCAAATACACAATATGTTGCTCTAGCTCAATATAGCTTAGTTCTCTTCTTACACATTACTTTACATTATGTAGTTGAGTTTATGATTTTGAATGCTCAAATTTTCAAACGTCTGACCTCATCTTGTTATGTTTTTGCACAGTGCACCTGCAACTTGTTGACTTGCAAAATCACGCATAAAATcaagaaaatacaagaaaaaaagagaatccATATCAAGCTACTCTGATATTTTTTAGGACTGTAACTGAAAAGACAACTTTTTTCCTAGGCTCCACAAGATATCTTCTGATTAAAAGAGGTCAAACATCACGTCATTTGCTTTACTGCCCTGAAACAATTCATAGCTGTACTACCTGTCCATGTTGATGAGCTGTCTCCTCTGAGCAGCATAGTCTTTGGACAGCAGCTTGTCCACAgggaccttgacctttgacatgtcagCGCAGTGCCAAAGGCTGTCAGCAAAGCTGAGTCGTATGGCTTCTATCAGGACATGGAAGTAGTCTGCTGTGTTGTGTCCAAACTCTGTAGCAAGAATAAAAATGACAATAGAAATCTATCATATATTCGCCACATATTTAGCATACAATTAATATATGTGATCTgtgacaaacaaaagaaaaaaaattcatgctTTGACAATATTGTTTTGTCCAGTGCACTAAATATGTTGAATGTTTAACTCCTTGAGTATTCCCTGCTAGTATGAAAAATACTGTCATTTAGAATTGTTGCACATTAACATTTCTTGCCATGCTAAGCATAAACTAGTCTCCTAAATTTTCTTTGTAGCCATTCATTTTTACTTGTTTCACTATAGCATACTTAAGCTACTTATTCATACTGAAATAAGCTGTATTGTTGATACATcgcaaacaaataaaatcatataTTAGACAGTCATATCTTGTAACATAATTCTGAGAACCTAATTTGGAAGAAGACAATCAAAATACCTTTCATATCAAATCCTTCCACAATGTTGAGAGCCATGAGTGCTGTAATACCCTGTCCATTAGGTGGTATCTCCCAGACCCTCACCCCCCTGTAATCCACTGAAATGGGATCAACCAAAGTGCTGGTGTGGGAGCCAAGGTCATCCAATGACAGCACTCCTCCATGTTCAAGTACAGCATCAGCGATGGCTTGGGCAATCCTGCCTTGGTAAAAACCTGACTTTCCTTTGCTGGCAAGTTCCTAAAGAGAATACGTCAATCGAAGAATATAAATCTTTACCACATTTTTGGTGTATAAGTATGCTATAAGTTTTGGTGAAGGGCAGTCCACATCTCTGTTTCTATAGCCCTTTTGTCAAACCGTTTGCCAAAAATATTACTGCAGGGGGCTTGTCCACCAAAAGTGGTTATTGTTCAACTTTCATACTCTGTATTATAAGAGCAAAGTGCTTACtgaaagcagaggttaggctcctgagatgtttttttttttactttttttttagtcattttcatcgggctttctattttgtattgtatcttgtataatgtatacttcaagaaaaatgacaaaatagaaagcccgataaaaatgacaaaaaacattagaaaaaaacagccggagcctaacctctgcttggagagtacaaagtGCTATGATCATAATTAAAGCTGTCAGAAAGCAGTATGTAAGTACTTTCTAAGtataaacaagtttgaaaaaTGAGAACTCGACTTACTACTAACTCTAATCTACTACTAACAACTATTTATTGCACAATTTCACTTTGGATGAAAAGTGGCCATCAAGATCAGAGCATCTACACCTGAGTCATGAATAGGGATACAGACCTAGTCACATTTGAGACATCATTCTTCTTGCTGCAACACCCCTATATATAGTGTCAATATGTAGCAGAGTTTATTATACCCTGAAGAAGGCAGCTCACAAGTTGCCATACCATTGGCTACGTAAAATCTCTtatacaacaatactgtaaattaaACTTACCCTCAAAGTATGTGC
This genomic stretch from Branchiostoma floridae strain S238N-H82 chromosome 13, Bfl_VNyyK, whole genome shotgun sequence harbors:
- the LOC118429159 gene encoding glutathione hydrolase-like YwrD proenzyme isoform X1, with product MAAPMVSGSGTEFNFISRRSPVVSLHGSVASSQPLASQIGLDILKRGGNAADAAVAMAAALNVTEPCSTGLGGDCFCLFYEAATKTVKGLNGSGRAPAKLTLDLLCSQGFSTDCPPPPFHAHNVTVPGAAAGWVDTIEHFGSKKLSLLEILQPAIQLAEEGFPVTHVTAYHWAKGAALLQYQANTHGGDLLIQGKAPREGEIMKNPHLAHTLRELASKGKSGFYQGRIAQAIADAVLEHGGVLSLDDLGSHTSTLVDPISVDYRGVRVWEIPPNGQGITALMALNIVEGFDMKEFGHNTADYFHVLIEAIRLSFADSLWHCADMSKVKVPVDKLLSKDYAAQRRQLINMDSAMEEPRRGDMASGNDTVYFSVVDGEGNACSFINSNYMGFGTGLVPKACGFTLQNRGANFSLQPDHPNVVSPGKRPYHTIIPAMVTDSRTDDLLMSYGIMGGFMQPQAHVQVLLNMIEFGMDPQQALDQPRLCVGPGHEGAVGSVALEQGIHPTVMEKLKAKGHEVVGPITGHGRSLFGRGQIVTKGAFWLAEGDVRVANDKRVLWSGSDPRADGLAIGF
- the LOC118429159 gene encoding glutathione hydrolase-like YwrD proenzyme isoform X2, with translation MAAALNVTEPCSTGLGGDCFCLFYEAATKTVKGLNGSGRAPAKLTLDLLCSQGFSTDCPPPPFHAHNVTVPGAAAGWVDTIEHFGSKKLSLLEILQPAIQLAEEGFPVTHVTAYHWAKGAALLQYQANTHGGDLLIQGKAPREGEIMKNPHLAHTLRELASKGKSGFYQGRIAQAIADAVLEHGGVLSLDDLGSHTSTLVDPISVDYRGVRVWEIPPNGQGITALMALNIVEGFDMKEFGHNTADYFHVLIEAIRLSFADSLWHCADMSKVKVPVDKLLSKDYAAQRRQLINMDSAMEEPRRGDMASGNDTVYFSVVDGEGNACSFINSNYMGFGTGLVPKACGFTLQNRGANFSLQPDHPNVVSPGKRPYHTIIPAMVTDSRTDDLLMSYGIMGGFMQPQAHVQVLLNMIEFGMDPQQALDQPRLCVGPGHEGAVGSVALEQGIHPTVMEKLKAKGHEVVGPITGHGRSLFGRGQIVTKGAFWLAEGDVRVANDKRVLWSGSDPRADGLAIGF
- the LOC118429160 gene encoding uncharacterized protein LOC118429160, whose translation is MARPEACMFLLLGIALVAAYRTEAWDCQDGGCGTQLQPAGVPLPPTAAFDWLPDGKGDEEMEVRSLRNMPSSYKQRFLLKSLLRQMGVAMRLPPLGKQKN